In Myotis daubentonii chromosome 10, mMyoDau2.1, whole genome shotgun sequence, one genomic interval encodes:
- the LOC132211471 gene encoding olfactory receptor-like protein OLF3 encodes MGTENQTWVREFILLGLSSDWDTQVSLFVLFSITYMVTVLGNFLIVLLVRLDSRLHTPMYFFLTNLSLVDVSYATTIVPQMLVHFLAEHKVIPLVSCAAQLFFSLGLGGIEFVLLAVMAYDRYVAVCDPLRYLVIMHGGLCTRLAITSWVSGSVNSLMQTAITFQLPMCSNKFIDHISCELLAVVRLACVETSSNEIAIMVSSIVLLMSPFCLVLLSYVKIISTILKIRSTAGRKKAFHTCASHLTVVILCYGMAIFIYIQPSSGPSGLQEKLISLFYAILTPMLNPMIYSLRNKEVKGAWQKLLGQLNGLTSKLGT; translated from the coding sequence ATGGGAACAGAAAACCAGACGTGGGTGAGAGAGTTTATTCTTCTGGGCCTGTCCAGTGACTGGGACACTCAGGTCTCTCTCTTTGTCCTGTTCTCCATCACATACATGGTGACAGTGCTGGGGAACTTCCTCATCGTTCTTCTGGTCAGACTGGACAGCCGACTCCACACGCCCATGTATTTCTTTCTCACCAACCTCTCCCTTGTTGATGTCTCTTATGCCACAACCATAGTCCCTCAGATGTTGGTTCATTTTCTTGCAGAACATAAAGTAATCCCACTCGTGAGCTGTGCAGCCCAGTTATTTTTTTCCCTGGGATTGGGCGGGATTGAGTTTGTTCTACTGGCAGTGATGGCTTATGACCGCTATGTGGCTGTGTGTGACCCCCTGCGATACCTGGTCATCATGCATGGAGGGCTCTGTACTAGGTTGGCCATCACATCCTGGGTCAGTGGCTCTGTCAACTCTCTCATGCAGACTGCGATCACCTTTCAGCTGCCCATGTGCTCCAACAAGTTTATTGATCACATATCCTGTGAACTCCTAGCTGTGGTCAGACTGGCCTGTGTGGAAACCTCCTCCAATGAGATCGCAATCATGGTTTCTAGCATTGTCCTGCTGATGTCACCATTCTGCCTGGTTCTCTTGTCCTATGTCAAGATCATCTCCACCATCCTAAAGATCAGGTCCACAGCGGGAAGAAAGAAAGCCTTCCACACCTGTGCCTCTCACCTCACAGTAGTTATCCTGTGCTATGGCATGGCCATTTTCATTTACATCCAGCCCAGCTCTGGCCCCTCTGGCCTTCAGGAGAAGTTGATCTCTCTCTTCTATGCCATTTTgacacccatgctgaaccccaTGATTTACAGTCTAAGGAATAAGGAGGTGAAGGGGGCCTGGCAGAAATTATTAGGGCAATTAAATGGATTAACATCAAAACTTGGAACTTGA